Proteins encoded in a region of the Zea mays cultivar B73 chromosome 2, Zm-B73-REFERENCE-NAM-5.0, whole genome shotgun sequence genome:
- the LOC100382433 gene encoding uncharacterized protein LOC100382433: MAGGGGGPGPGRVKAGSRPPWVGLAAAVWVQVAAGSAYVFPLYSHAVKEALGYNQQALTMLGVGNDVGENVGLVPGLLANRLPPWLILVIGSACAFFGFGTLWLAVTKTVAMPYWVLWIALCIGTNSSAWLGTAALVTNMRNFPLSRGTVAGLIKGYVAVSAAVYTETFNGMLGNSPTNLLMLLALGIPTACIVVMYFVRPCTPSLDEDNSTEHSHFMYTQISSVVLGIYLMVATILGDTLKLSQAVTYLLFGIMILLLLAPLAIPIKMTLYPNKQTKEKASTLAPSYSTDSLSGADPENSQPLLGSASTTLATGTNESDDSTDLDLLLAEGEGAVNLKKKRGPRRGDDFTFLEALVKADFWLLFVVYFCGVGTGVTVLNNLAQIGMSVGANDTTILLCLFGFCNFAGRILGGSVSEYFVRSRMLPRPFWMMCTQIIMVVTFLLFATGLHSLIYVSTTLLGICYGVQFAVMIPTVSELFGLRDFGLMYNFMLLVNPLGAFFFSALLAGYIYDKEAARQHPGVLEPSDCYGPDCFRLTFYVCAVVCCCGTLLGVFFISRIKPVYQMLYASGSFRHPRSQQQLH; encoded by the exons atggctggtggtggtggagggccggggccggggcgggtgAAGGCGGGGAGCCGCCCGCCGTGGGTCGGGCTGGCGGCGGCGGTGTGGGTGCAGGTGGCTGCGGGGAGCGCCTACGTGTTCCCGCTCTACTCGCACGCCGTCAAGGAGGCGCTCGGCTACAACCAGCAGGCGCTCACCATGCTCGGCGTCGGCAACGACGTCGGCGAGAACGTGGGGCTCGTCCCGGGGTTGCTCGCCAACCGCCTCCCGCCCTGGCTCATCCTCGTCATCGGCTCTGCGTGCGCCTTCTTCGGCTTCGGCACGCTCTGGCTCGCCGTGACCAAGACCGTCGCCATGCCTTATTGGGTG TTGTGGATAGCTTTATGTATTGGCACGAACAGCAGTGCATGGTTGGGCACTGCTGCTCTTGTTACCAACATGAGGAATTTCCCTCTCAGCCGAGGCACTGTTGCTGGTCTCATCAAGGGTTATGTTGCTGTTAGTGCTGCTGTCTACACTGAAACGTTTAATGGAATGCTAGGCAATTCACCCACAAATCTTTTGATGTTGCTTGCCTTGGGGATCCCAACAGCATGTATTGTGGTGATGTATTTTGTTAGGCCTTGCACTCCATCACTGGATGAGGACAACTCAACAGAACACAGCCATTTCATGTACACACAAATCTCAAGTGTGGTTCTCGGAATATACCTTATGGTTGCTACAATACTTGGTGATACTTTAAAACTAAGTCAGGCTGTCACCTATCTATTGTTTGGCATAATGATACTTTTGCTCCTTGCTCCACTTGCAATACCAATAAAGATGACACTTtatccaaacaaacaaacaaaggaAAAGGCCAGCACCCTTGCTCCATCTTATTCAACTGATAGTCTGTCTGGTGCGGATCCAGAGAACTCACAACCACTTTTGGGCAGTGCCTCAACAACACTTGCTACAGGTACCAATGAATCTGATGACAGTACTGATTTGGATCTTCTATTGGCTGAGGGTGAGGGAGCAGTGAATTTGAAGAAGAAAAGGGGGCCAAGAAGGGGGGATGATTTCACATTCCTTGAAGCCCTAGTAAAGGCGGACTTCTGGCTACTGTTTGTTGTTTACTTTTGTGGAGTTGGCACAGGGGTCACTGTTCTCAATAACCTGGCGCAGATTGGAATGTCTGTTGGTGCTAATGACACAACTATTTTGTTGTGCCTCTTTGGCTTCTGCAACTTTGCTGGTCGTATCCTTGGTGGATCTGTCTCTGAATATTTCGTAAG GTCAAGGATGCTCCCTCGTCCTTTCTGGATGATGTGCACACAAATAATCATGGTGGTAACGTTCCTGCTCTTCGCGACTGGTCTTCATAGCTTGATTTATGTTTCAACTACTCTCCTGGGGATATGCTACGGGGTCCAATTTGCTGTCATGATACCAACGGTCTCGGAGCTTTTTGGGCTAAGGGACTTCGGGCTAATGTACAACTTCATGCTGTTAGTGAATCCACTCGGTGCATTCTTTTTCTCAGCTCTTCTTGCTGGCTACATCTATGACAAGGAGGCAGCAAGGCAGCACCCAGGTGTACTGGAGCCTTCCGACTGCTATGGGCCTGACTGTTTCAGATTGACTTTCTATGTCTGCGCCGTCGTGTGTTGCTGCGGTACCCTGTTGGGCGTGTTCTTCATATCGAGGATAAAGCCGGTCTACCAGATGCTCTACGCAAGTGGATCGTTCAGACATCCTCGGAGCCAACAGCAGCTCCACTGA